In the Deinococcus aerius genome, CGGCTCTCGACGAGCAGGAGGCCCGCTTCGCCCGCTCGGCGGACGGGCTGAGCCTGGAACTTGCCCTGACGCACGCGCTCCTCGCCGCCGATAGTGGGGGAGGGGCAGTGGCGAGTGTGGCGGCCCCGGCCAGCGTTCCCGCCGACGTGACCCAGCGGTTAAACCGGCTGGAGAAGGAACTGGCGAGCCTGCGTGCCAGCGGGGTGAGCGCCGCCCCGGCCCCAGTGGGCGACATCCCCGCCTTCGAGCCGGGGGGACGCCGCACTCCCGCCTCCGCCACTCCTGAGCCTGCGCCCACCCGCGCGGCTCAAGCTCCCGCCCCCGCTGCCCCGCCCCCCGTGCAGGGCAACTGGGCCGACGTGACCCGGCAGGCGAGCATGCAACTGCGCGCTTTCCTCAAGCCCGCCCGCATGCACGCCGAACCCGGCTACGTCAGTCTCGCGTACGACGAGAAGAGCGCCTTCCACGCCAAGCAGGTCGCCTCCAAGTTCGACGAGGTGGCGGCGCTCGTGCTCAAAGTCTTCGGTCCGGTGACCTTCGAGTTGATCGCGCCGGAGGGCGGCCGCCGGGTGAACCTGGGCGGGCGCGGCCCGGACGGTGGGGGGGGAGGAGGAAGCCCCGCACCTCCGCTGCCTTCTGACCCAGCACCCTCTCCGGCCCGTGCCCAGCAGGCGGTGGAAGTGCCCGCCTTCGACCCCACCCCTCGCCCCCGCACAGCGGGAGGCACGTCGCGCGGCCCGGCCTTTGAACCCCTGGAGCGAACGCCCGCCGACCGCCTCGCCCCGCCCCGGGCACAGGCCTCACAGGTTCAGCCCCGCGCCGCCACGGCGACCCTCGACACACCCGCGCCCCTGCGTCCCGCCCCACCCCCCAGCCCGGACGACGTGGCCCCCGCCCCCCTGCCCGAAGCGGGCGCGGCCCCCTGGGAGGACCACGCGGCGGACCCGCCCCCCCCACCCGCCGACGCGCAGGCGGGGGACCGTGTTCCTCCCCCCGGCGCGTCGCGGGACCCCTACATCGTCGAGGCCATCACCGAGGAGCCCGCCTGGGGCGACATCGGCGGCGCGGTGGAAGGCCCACCCCCGACGTTGGAGGACGCCCCCTTCGCGGACGTGGTGCCTGCCCGGCCCAGCCCGCCTCCCCGGGCGCAGACCCGCCCTACGAGCCAGGCCGCTGCGTCCGCCCCCAACCGACCCGGTGACATCCGCGCCCACCCCATGTACGAGGAGATCAAGAGCCGCTTCTCGGGCCGCGTGCGCGAGATCGGCAAGAACCGAAACTCCCACCCGGCCACCGCTGCCGCCGAAGGGGATGAGGGGGAGGACGAGGGGGCGTAAGCCTGGGCAAGACGGCCTGCCTCCTCTTCTGTCCGCGCCGCAGGGCGTGCCTGTTCACCCCCACCCGGCCTCCCCCCTCAAGGGGAGGGGCTTTTGGTGCTGTTGCCGATCTCGTTTGACCGCTTGAAGGGCTTCGGGGCCTCGTCCCCGCCCCCGATACGTGAACCCGGGCGCTTCACGTTCTCCCCCCGCCGCTGCGCTACCCTGCCTCCAGACCGTGAAGACCTCCTCCCTCCCGCGCCTCGTCACGCTGCTGGCCCCCACCCTCTCGGTCCTGGCGCTCGCTTCCCTGGCAGCGGCAGAGGCCCCGGTGACGACTCCGGCCACCCCCGCCCCGGCGGCTCCGGCTGTGCCGTCTCCAGCCGTCCCATCCACGACGGCGCCCGTCACCGCAGCGCCGGTCACGGGAGCTCCTCCTGCGGTTCCTGTCCCGGTGCCTACCCCGCCCATCAGCACCCTGCGCGGGCTGTGGGTGGACGCCTTCGGGCCGGGGCTCAAGACGCGCGCCCAGGTGGCCCAGGTCGTCGAGGAGGCCGCCGCGCTGGGGGTGAACACGCTGTTCGTGCAGGCGATTCGCCGGGGGGACTGCCTGTGCCTGCATTCCAGCCTGCCGCCGGTCACCGACGCCGACTTCGAGAAGAACTTCGATCCCCTGACCATCGTGACCCGGCTGGCGCACGCCCGGGGAATGCGCGTGATCGCCTGGGTGAGCGTGACGGGCGCGGTCAATGCCAAGGTGCCGAACAAGAACCCCCTGCACGTCGCCCGGCTGCACGGGCCGAACGCGGGCGCGGCGTCGTGGCTCTCGCGCCGCCCGGACGGCTCCTGGCAGGAGGGCCTGGACGGCTGGCTCGACCCCGCCATTCCCGCCGCCGCCGACTTCATGGTGGAGGGGGTGGTCAGCCTGGTGCGGAACTACCCGGTGGACGGTATCCAGCTCGACCGCATCCGCTACCCCGACGGGGGAGGGTGGGGCTACGACCCCAAGACGCTGGCCCGCTACCGCGCCGAGACGGGAACGCGGGGCACGCCCGCCCCCTCTGACCCGCGCTGGCAGGACTGGAAGCGCGAGCAGGTGACGGCCCTGGTGCGCCGCGTCGCGCTGGAGGTCAAGGCCCTGCGCCCGACCGCCTGGGTGAGCGCGGCGACGATCACCTATGGCCCCCCGCCCGCGCCCGGTGACCTGGCGGCCTTTCACAAGACCCGCACCTACGCCGACGTGCTTCAGGACTGGCCGACCTGGATGCGAGACGGCCTGCTCGACCTCAACGTGCTCATGAACTACAAGCGCGACGCGGTGGGCGACCAGGGGAGCTGGCTGGACGGCTGGAACGCCTTTGCCGCCAGCGTGCGCGGCAACGCGGAGGTCGCGGGGGGCACCGCCCTGTACCTCAACTCGCCCGCCGTGACCGCCTCGCAGGCGACCCGCACGGTGGCGTCGGGCCTGGGCTGGGTGGGGTACTCGTACCGCACGCCCACCCTGGACGTGTACGGCACCCGCCAGACGACGGGCGAGGGGCTCAGCGCCATCCGCACCGTTCTGAAGGCCCCCGGCGGTGCCCTTGCCACGCCGATGTCCTGGACTGGGCAACCGCGCAACATGCACGGCCTGCTGGGGCGCGTGGTGGGCACGGCCACACCTGGGGGCCGGACGGTAGAGGCCCTGCGGGACGGGCAGGTCATCGCCCGCACCGTGACAGACGGCGGCGGCCACTATGGGTTCCTGAACCTCGCCCCCGGTCCGGTCGAGGTGCGCGTCAGCGGCCAGCGCTGGGCCGAGCCCGTGCCGGAGGTGGGCGTGATCCGCTACCCCGACCTGCTCGTGCGGGACGTGGCGCCCGTGCCAGCGGCGAGCGGAAAGCCGTAAGGCCCGCGTCACTCGCTACACTCCCCCCATGACCTCCCCCGTTTCCGAAGGCATTCCCCCCTATGAGTTCCGGCAGACGCTGGGGCGCTTCGCGAGCGGCGTGACGGTGATTACGGCCACGGACGGCGAGGCGCGGCGGGGGATGACCGCGAACGCGTTCGTCTCGGTCAGCCTCACGCCGCCGCTGATCCTGGTGAGCGTGGACCACCGCGCCCAGATGCACGCGCTGCTCTCGCGGGAGGACGTGACGCGCTTCGGCGTCAGCATCCTGAGCAGCACCCAGCGCTACCTCAGCGAACACTTCGCCGGAAAGCCCGGCCCCGAGGAGGCGGTGCCTTGGTTTCTCCACGAGGGCCTGCCCCTGATCGGCGGCAGCGTGGCGCAACTCGTCTGCCGCAAGCAGGAGGCGATCGAGGCGGGCGACCACACCCTCTACCTGGGCTTCGTCGAGTACGCCCGCTACACCGACGACGACCCGCTGCTGTACTTTCGCGGCCAGTACCACGAGCTGGGGTGAGGTGGAGACGGCCCGGGAGCGAAGGCTTGAGCGTCCACGAGCCCCCGGCCCTCCGCCTTCTGCATAATCCCCCCGTGCCCTCCTCCCTCCTGCAACTCCTCATCGCGCTCGTCCTGGTCGGCCTGACGTTCCTGGTAGCGTACCCGCTTAACGTCGGGAGCGGGCGCAGTGTGGATGCACTCGACGCCTTTCTGCTCGTGTTCGCGCTCGTGAACCTGCGGCTGGGCTGGGCGGCGGCGAATGGGATGAATGGAGGCCGCGCGCCCGCCTGGTTCGTGGTGCTGGGGCTGCTAACGGCGGCGCTGATCACCTGGGCAATGATTCGCGCGCTGACACCGCGCTGAGGGTAGTCCTGTCGGGGGACGCGTCGGGAAGCGTGCCGTCGAGTTGCTGGGCCGCTCGTTCCAGCGCCGCGTAGGCCCCGTTCCGGGTTCGCAGGATGGCGGGAGGACCGTCCTCGACCACCCGTCCCCCCTCGATGACGATGACGCGGTCGGCCCCCCGCGCCAGGCTGAGGCGGTGCGTCACGATCAGGGCGGTGCGCCCGCGCATGAGGTCGTCCAGGGCGGCGACCACCAGCGCCTCGCTCTCGGCGTCCACGGCGCTCGTCGGCTCGTCGAGGAGCAGGACGGCGGGCCGGGCCAGCAGCGTCCGGGCGATGGCGAGGCGTTGGCGCTGTCCGCCGGAGAGCCGCACGCCGCGCTCGCCCACCACGGTCTTCAGCCCCTGTGGCAGAGCCCGCACGAAGTCGAGGGCGTGGGCGGCACGCAGGGCGTCCTCGACCTCCTCCGACGTGGCCTCAGGCCGGGCGTAGCGCACGTTCTCCAGCACCGTGTCGTGGAAGAGGAAGGTGTCCTGCGGCATAGTGATGGCGCAGGTCCGCAGGCTCTCCAACGTCACGTCGCGCACGTCCACCCCGTCAATCAGGACCCGGCCCGAGAGGGGGTCGTACCCCCGAGTGACGAGGCTGAGCAGGGTGCTCTTGCCCGCGCCCGACTCGCCCAGGATCGCCACTCGCTCCCCGGCGGGAATGGTCAGCGTCACGTCCTCCAGCACGGGCCGGGCCGGGTCGTAGCCGAAGGTCACGGCCTCGAAGCGCACCTCGCCGCCTACAGGTTTGGGGAGGGGCTGCGCGCCGGGCCGCTCGGTGACGCTGACCGGGGCGTCCAACACCTCGAAGACCCGGCGCCCGCTCGCCTCCGCCCGCTGGAGCAGGTCGCCGATATTCACGAGGTCGTCGATGGGGCCGTAGAAGTAGCGCCCGTAGCCCCGGTACGCGAGCAGCCCGCCCAGCGTGAAGTGCCCCGCCAGGATGAACAGCACTCCGCCCCCCAGCATGATCACGTTGCCGAAGTTCGCCACGAAGCGCGCCAGGGGAAAGGCCCGGTTCCGCAGGGCGACCGCCCGCACCTGCACGTCGTACAGCTCGCGCCCCAGGGCCTCCACCCGCCGCAGCTCGGCCCCCTCCCGCGCGAAGCCCTGCACCACCCGAATCCCGGCCAACCGGTCGGTGATCAGGGCGCTGAGGTCGCCCAGCCGCGTCCGCGCCGCCCGGTAGGCGGGCCGCACCGTCTTCGCGTAGCGCGAGAGCATCAGCCCGACCGCGAGCATGGGCAGGATGACGAGCACGCCCAGCAGGGGTTGCAGCGCGATGAAGATGGCCGCGACCCCGATCAATCGCAGGGCATTCGCCAGCACCGCGTCCGTCCCGCGCACGAGCACGTCCTGAAGGCCGTCCACGTCGCCCGTCACCCGCGCGATCAGGTCCCCGGTGCGCTGCGCCTCGAAGTACGCCGCCGACTGCCCCTGGAGCTTGCGGTACACGGCAAGCCGCAGGTCAAGCGTGAGCTGCTGCCCCGCCCGCTCCAGCAGCAGGCCCCGCCACGCGGAGAGGAGTTGCTGGAGCCCGAACACGCCCACCAGCAGCGCGAGTTGCCAGGCAATGTAGGTAAAATCCCGCGCAGGCAATCCCTGATCCACCACCTTGATCCACACCAGCGGCGGGTACAGCTCGGCGGCCACACTGCCCACCAGCAACGCCAGCCCGAGCGCGACGGTACGCCGGTAGGGGACGAGCAGGCCGTAGAGGCGGCGGGTCACGCCGGGCGAGGAGGACGGGGCGGCCTTCACCCGGGCAGGCTACCCCTCCTGCCCCCATCCAGAGAGGGGGCGAGCGCCCTATCCTGCCCGCATGACCGGTTCCCCTACCGCCCCCGATGAGCGCATTCCCGTCGTCGTGATCGGCGGCTTCCTGGGGGCGGGCAAGACCACGCTCGTCAACCACCTGATCCGCTCGCTGCCCCACAAACTCGGCGTGATCGTGAACGAGTTCGGGGCGACGGGCGTGGACGGGGGCCTGATCGAGCGGCTTCAGGACGACGTGACCGAACTTACGGCGGGGTGCCTGTGCTGCACCGGACGGGACGACCTGCTGCGCGCCCTGGTCACCATCGCCCTGCGCGAGCAGAAGCCCGACGCCGTCCTCGTCGAACTCAGCGGGGTGGCCGACCCGACGCCCGTGCTCACCACGCTGCTGGAACGCTCGGTGCGGGCAGCCTTCCGGGTGACCACCCTCGTCGCGGTGGTGGATGCCCGGCACGCCCTCCAGACCCTGCAAGACCATCCCGAGGCCGCGCGGCAGCTCGCCTACGCGAACGTGATCGTGCTGAACAAGACCGACCTCGCCGACCCGGCGCTGCTCGACCACGCGGAGGGGGTGCTGCGCGGCGTGAATCCCCTCGCGCGGACCGTGCGGGTGGAGCGCGGGCAGGTGGACGCCCAGGCCCTCCTCGCCCGCGACGACTTCGATCCGCGCGTGCTGGAGGACGCGGGGCCGGTGCGGCACACGCCGGGGCTGACCTCCTTCACCCTGCGCGCGGGCTCGCCCCTCGACCCCTACCGCTGGCAGCGTTTCATGACCGACTTCATCCTCTCGCGCCCCGCCGAGGTGCTGCGGGTCAAGGGCTTCCTGAGCCTGCACGGCTACCCCCAGCGCATCCTCTTCCAGGCCGTGCGCGACCTCTTCACCGCCGATGCCTGGGACGAGGCGGACGGGAGGACCGAACTGGTCTTTATCGGGCGGGGCCTGGACCGGGCGGAGTACGCGGAGGCGTTCGCCGAGTGCGGGGTGGAAGTGGCGACTTGAGGAGGCGGGTATCCTCCCCCCATGACCCTGCACCCCGACCTGAACCTGCCCTCGCCCGACGAACTGGGCACGCTGACCCCCGAGGAACTCGCCGCGCGCCTGCACGGCCTTTCGGGAACGTTGGGCACGAGGCTGGGCATCGAACTCCTCACGGCAACCCGGGAGCGCCTGACGGCCCGAATGCCCGTGGAGGGCAACCGCCAGCCCGCCGGAAGGCTCCACGGCGGCGCGAGCCTCGCCCTGGCGGAGGAACTGGCGAGCATCGGCACCTGGCTCAACCTGGACGTGCGCCGTCAGGTCGGCGTGGGTGTGGACGTGAATGGGACGCATGTGCGCGGGGTGACGAACGGCTGGGTGAGTGCCGAGGCCACTCTCGCCTACCGGGGCCGCAGCGTGATGGTCTGGACGGTCGAGGTCCGCGACGAGCGGGGCCGGACGACGACGATGGCCCGGTGTACCTGCAACGTGATCAGTCACGGGGGATAGGGGCGAAAGGCAGAAAGCAGCAGGCTGGAGCGAACCCCGGCCTGCTGCTTTCCGCCTTCGACCTTCCGGGCCTCGCCTACCGCTCCAGCGCCCGCGTGAAGCTCCGCTCCGCCCGCGCCTTCATCTCCGTCACGGCGGTCCAGTCGGGGGCCGAGCGGGAGCAGGCCTGGAGGCAAACCGTTTCGGGATCGAGCGTCGTCGGCTGGGCGGGAGCGCCCGCGTCCGCGCAGAAGCCCGCCACCTTGGGGTCGTAGGCG is a window encoding:
- the dnaX gene encoding DNA polymerase III subunit gamma/tau yields the protein MSAIYQRARPIRWDEVVGQEHVKDVLRAALEQGRVGHAYLFSGPRGVGKTTTARLIAMTANCTGPLPKPCGECESCLAVRTGSHPDVLEIDAASNNSVDDVRDLREKVGLAAMRGGKKIYILDEAHMMSRAAFNALLKTLEEPPPHVIFILATTEPEKIIPTILSRCQHYRFRRLTPEEIAGKLAGIAQREGVTAEAEALHLIGRLADGAMRDGESLLERMLAAGTAVTRAGVEEALGLPPGERVRTVAGALVLGDAGTAITGAAALYREGFAARTIVEGLVAAFADALHAELGLEGEALEGADVPRLLKLQAALDEQEARFARSADGLSLELALTHALLAADSGGGAVASVAAPASVPADVTQRLNRLEKELASLRASGVSAAPAPVGDIPAFEPGGRRTPASATPEPAPTRAAQAPAPAAPPPVQGNWADVTRQASMQLRAFLKPARMHAEPGYVSLAYDEKSAFHAKQVASKFDEVAALVLKVFGPVTFELIAPEGGRRVNLGGRGPDGGGGGGSPAPPLPSDPAPSPARAQQAVEVPAFDPTPRPRTAGGTSRGPAFEPLERTPADRLAPPRAQASQVQPRAATATLDTPAPLRPAPPPSPDDVAPAPLPEAGAAPWEDHAADPPPPPADAQAGDRVPPPGASRDPYIVEAITEEPAWGDIGGAVEGPPPTLEDAPFADVVPARPSPPPRAQTRPTSQAAASAPNRPGDIRAHPMYEEIKSRFSGRVREIGKNRNSHPATAAAEGDEGEDEGA
- a CDS encoding family 10 glycosylhydrolase, translated to MKTSSLPRLVTLLAPTLSVLALASLAAAEAPVTTPATPAPAAPAVPSPAVPSTTAPVTAAPVTGAPPAVPVPVPTPPISTLRGLWVDAFGPGLKTRAQVAQVVEEAAALGVNTLFVQAIRRGDCLCLHSSLPPVTDADFEKNFDPLTIVTRLAHARGMRVIAWVSVTGAVNAKVPNKNPLHVARLHGPNAGAASWLSRRPDGSWQEGLDGWLDPAIPAAADFMVEGVVSLVRNYPVDGIQLDRIRYPDGGGWGYDPKTLARYRAETGTRGTPAPSDPRWQDWKREQVTALVRRVALEVKALRPTAWVSAATITYGPPPAPGDLAAFHKTRTYADVLQDWPTWMRDGLLDLNVLMNYKRDAVGDQGSWLDGWNAFAASVRGNAEVAGGTALYLNSPAVTASQATRTVASGLGWVGYSYRTPTLDVYGTRQTTGEGLSAIRTVLKAPGGALATPMSWTGQPRNMHGLLGRVVGTATPGGRTVEALRDGQVIARTVTDGGGHYGFLNLAPGPVEVRVSGQRWAEPVPEVGVIRYPDLLVRDVAPVPAASGKP
- a CDS encoding flavin reductase family protein, with product MTSPVSEGIPPYEFRQTLGRFASGVTVITATDGEARRGMTANAFVSVSLTPPLILVSVDHRAQMHALLSREDVTRFGVSILSSTQRYLSEHFAGKPGPEEAVPWFLHEGLPLIGGSVAQLVCRKQEAIEAGDHTLYLGFVEYARYTDDDPLLYFRGQYHELG
- a CDS encoding ABC transporter ATP-binding protein: MKAAPSSSPGVTRRLYGLLVPYRRTVALGLALLVGSVAAELYPPLVWIKVVDQGLPARDFTYIAWQLALLVGVFGLQQLLSAWRGLLLERAGQQLTLDLRLAVYRKLQGQSAAYFEAQRTGDLIARVTGDVDGLQDVLVRGTDAVLANALRLIGVAAIFIALQPLLGVLVILPMLAVGLMLSRYAKTVRPAYRAARTRLGDLSALITDRLAGIRVVQGFAREGAELRRVEALGRELYDVQVRAVALRNRAFPLARFVANFGNVIMLGGGVLFILAGHFTLGGLLAYRGYGRYFYGPIDDLVNIGDLLQRAEASGRRVFEVLDAPVSVTERPGAQPLPKPVGGEVRFEAVTFGYDPARPVLEDVTLTIPAGERVAILGESGAGKSTLLSLVTRGYDPLSGRVLIDGVDVRDVTLESLRTCAITMPQDTFLFHDTVLENVRYARPEATSEEVEDALRAAHALDFVRALPQGLKTVVGERGVRLSGGQRQRLAIARTLLARPAVLLLDEPTSAVDAESEALVVAALDDLMRGRTALIVTHRLSLARGADRVIVIEGGRVVEDGPPAILRTRNGAYAALERAAQQLDGTLPDASPDRTTLSAVSARESLPR
- a CDS encoding CobW family GTP-binding protein, translated to MTGSPTAPDERIPVVVIGGFLGAGKTTLVNHLIRSLPHKLGVIVNEFGATGVDGGLIERLQDDVTELTAGCLCCTGRDDLLRALVTIALREQKPDAVLVELSGVADPTPVLTTLLERSVRAAFRVTTLVAVVDARHALQTLQDHPEAARQLAYANVIVLNKTDLADPALLDHAEGVLRGVNPLARTVRVERGQVDAQALLARDDFDPRVLEDAGPVRHTPGLTSFTLRAGSPLDPYRWQRFMTDFILSRPAEVLRVKGFLSLHGYPQRILFQAVRDLFTADAWDEADGRTELVFIGRGLDRAEYAEAFAECGVEVAT
- a CDS encoding PaaI family thioesterase, which translates into the protein MTLHPDLNLPSPDELGTLTPEELAARLHGLSGTLGTRLGIELLTATRERLTARMPVEGNRQPAGRLHGGASLALAEELASIGTWLNLDVRRQVGVGVDVNGTHVRGVTNGWVSAEATLAYRGRSVMVWTVEVRDERGRTTTMARCTCNVISHGG